A single Phycisphaerae bacterium DNA region contains:
- a CDS encoding sigma-70 family RNA polymerase sigma factor, which yields MDTTHPSLLLRLKDHRDAAAWQVFDDIYRPMMERFALVRGLAPADAEDVVQQCMAALADHIRSFEYDPAKGRFKSWLRTMVNNKVRNFVRDRREVAGDSGPFRDLASPEASAEEVFEKLWKQEHLWHCLRRIEAQVDATTFTAFRLFVLEQRPVEEVSAASGLSANNVYTIKWRLTQKVAEMMAELVGDDG from the coding sequence GTGGACACGACCCATCCCAGTCTGTTGCTGCGTTTGAAAGATCATCGGGACGCGGCGGCGTGGCAGGTGTTCGACGACATCTACCGGCCGATGATGGAGCGGTTCGCGCTGGTCCGCGGGCTCGCCCCTGCGGATGCCGAGGATGTCGTCCAGCAGTGCATGGCGGCGCTCGCGGATCACATTCGATCGTTTGAATACGACCCCGCGAAGGGCCGCTTCAAGTCCTGGTTGCGGACGATGGTGAACAACAAGGTGCGCAACTTCGTGCGCGACCGGAGGGAAGTGGCGGGCGACAGCGGCCCGTTTCGGGACTTGGCTTCGCCGGAAGCGTCGGCGGAGGAAGTATTCGAAAAGCTGTGGAAGCAGGAGCACCTGTGGCATTGCCTGCGACGGATCGAGGCGCAAGTGGACGCGACGACCTTCACCGCCTTTCGGCTTTTTGTGCTGGAACAGCGGCCGGTCGAGGAGGTCAGCGCGGCATCGGGCCTGTCGGCGAACAACGTGTACACGATCAAGTGGCGACTGACGCAGAAAGTCGCGGAAATGATGGCCGAGTTGGTGGGCGACGACGGGTGA
- a CDS encoding bifunctional methionine sulfoxide reductase B/A protein, producing the protein MNAKTSASGYDVTPLPRDKVAALAKKLDPEAFRITQSADTERPFCGTLLDNKEDGMYVCVVCGLPLFASDHKFKSGTGWPSFYKEFDKDHVARKTDRSHGMSRTEINCARCTAHLGHVFEDGPPPTGERHCLNSASLKFYKKGAELPPESRPAQRTSSTGDKMTAKTETAYFAGGCFWGLEHYFQKGPGVLDAASGYMQGRVDNPDYKQVCTDTTGHAETVKVVYDPSRITFRRLLEAFFKMHDPTQMNRQGPDYGAQYRSGIWYVNDEQRREAEAFIKELQESDRFKGRKIVTQLEPAKTFYAAEDYHQDYVEKTGRACHVTNPW; encoded by the coding sequence ATGAACGCGAAAACCTCCGCCTCCGGTTACGACGTCACGCCGCTGCCGCGCGACAAAGTCGCCGCACTCGCCAAGAAGCTTGACCCCGAGGCCTTCCGCATTACCCAATCCGCCGACACGGAGCGACCCTTCTGCGGGACGCTGCTCGACAACAAAGAGGACGGCATGTACGTCTGCGTCGTCTGCGGACTTCCGCTCTTCGCCAGCGACCACAAGTTCAAATCCGGCACGGGCTGGCCCAGTTTCTATAAGGAGTTCGACAAGGATCATGTCGCCCGCAAGACCGATCGCAGCCACGGCATGAGCCGCACCGAGATCAACTGCGCCCGCTGCACCGCGCACCTCGGGCACGTTTTCGAGGATGGTCCGCCGCCGACGGGGGAGCGTCATTGCCTCAACTCCGCCTCGCTCAAGTTCTACAAGAAGGGCGCGGAGCTGCCGCCCGAGAGCAGGCCGGCTCAGCGCACCTCATCCACGGGAGATAAAATGACCGCGAAGACCGAGACCGCCTACTTCGCCGGCGGCTGCTTCTGGGGGCTCGAACACTACTTCCAGAAAGGCCCCGGCGTCCTCGACGCCGCCAGCGGCTACATGCAGGGCCGCGTAGACAACCCGGACTACAAGCAGGTCTGCACCGACACGACCGGTCACGCCGAGACTGTCAAGGTTGTGTACGATCCGTCACGCATCACGTTCCGCCGCCTGCTGGAGGCCTTCTTCAAGATGCACGACCCGACGCAAATGAATCGGCAGGGCCCGGACTACGGCGCGCAATACCGATCCGGTATCTGGTACGTCAACGACGAGCAGCGCCGCGAGGCCGAGGCGTTCATCAAGGAGTTGCAGGAATCCGACCGGTTCAAAGGCCGCAAGATCGTCACCCAGCTCGAACCGGCCAAGACCTTTTACGCCGCCGAGGACTACCACCAGGACTATGTCGAAAAGACTGGCCGCGCCTGCCACGTGACCAATCCGTGGTAG
- a CDS encoding putative metal-binding motif-containing protein, producing the protein MRYRASFRPTKITFPLVAVLSAVATARSFAATFDVTRTDDPVPGTCDMGDCSLREAILAANAAAGADIITLPSGAYALTIASGTSDTDATIGDLDIATGGLTINGAGASTTTISAAGLGHRVFHMPVDILIPDATVTINNVTITGGNTSTFGASNRGGGIEASSRFLTLNLNNVVLSGSTSGSGAGLYSQCTLNITNSTISGNTGSGITHGADGTNYRTATITGSAVSGHTGTGVDVNAGTCNITNSTLSGNGTGGGFTGGIDYGGGATGGTLTNVTIASNRYGYIGQNDFIGDPIVTVRNTIIANSTVRNIFNNPLDADFARPPTSGGFNLISDTSGTTFTQPTDKNNVNPLLGPLMVNAPGTTATHALGATSPALESASASFAPATDQRGVARPQGPVDDMGAYELAPPDDDMDGISPPADCNDNDPNIYPGATEIVGDGIDQDCSGGDRCYNDGDGDGFGTTSTVNSADLDCADASESSVNTDCNDAAAAVYPGATEVVGDGIDQDCNGAEQCFNDTDGDGFGTTSTVNSGDLDCADADESSVNTDCNDADIAIHPGATEIIDDGIDQDCSGGDRCYHDADGDGFGTTSTVNSADLDCADAGESSVDTDCNDAAASVYPGAMEIVGNDVDDDCSGAEICYVDGDGDGFGTPTTAASADDDCADVGESSTSDDCNDGDDTIHPGATEIVGDGIDQDCNGVDTQSCFMDGDGDTFGSTTTIVSADGDCTDAGESDNDDDCNDANPNIYPGAAETCNEIDDDCDTQIDDGVTTAFYPDIDGDTFGDAAASAVNACAAPANHVANNADCNDAEPTIHPGAVETVGDGVDQDCSGGETCFGDSDTDGFGSVTTVASVDNDCTDTGESANDDDCDDGDDTIHPGATEIVGDGIDQDCNGSDSISCFVDGDGDTFGSAGTVVSADDDCLDAGESANDDDCDDSAASVHPGAAEIAGDEIDQDCSGGETCFNDGDDDGFGATTTVNSGDLDCTDVGEASVNTDCDDSNPAIHPGVAEVCDGLDNNCAGGADEGFPDLDNDDTADCVDADRDGDGTPNSSDGCPDDPNKTAPGTAGCGSPEPPTTDQDGVSEEMENGAPNNGDGNNDGVPDSQQENVTSLPNADGNYVTIVAPAGSQLASVSAGSNPSPDDTPAGVEFPAGFLSYVINGFSAGAAAQVQVIVDLPPEAQINTYWKFGPEPGQPAPHWYEFLFDGTTGAEINGHTITLHFVDGQRGDADLTANGSIQDPGAPALGPAGGTQPSDLCSVPILSFFLSSLCGLGCPMAILGAFCGLVAMRYFRRR; encoded by the coding sequence ATGCGATATCGAGCTTCCTTCCGACCAACCAAAATCACATTCCCCCTAGTGGCCGTTCTCAGCGCCGTCGCGACCGCGCGGTCCTTCGCGGCGACTTTCGACGTGACCCGGACCGACGACCCCGTGCCAGGGACGTGCGACATGGGCGATTGTTCCCTCCGCGAGGCGATCCTCGCTGCCAACGCCGCCGCCGGGGCGGACATCATTACCCTTCCATCCGGCGCCTACGCGCTGACCATCGCCTCCGGCACGAGCGATACTGACGCGACGATCGGAGACTTGGATATCGCCACCGGCGGACTCACCATCAACGGCGCGGGCGCTTCCACCACGACGATCTCCGCCGCGGGTCTGGGTCACCGCGTGTTTCACATGCCCGTCGATATTCTCATTCCCGACGCCACCGTAACGATCAACAACGTCACGATCACGGGCGGAAACACCTCTACTTTTGGCGCGTCGAATCGCGGTGGCGGCATCGAAGCCAGTTCGCGCTTTCTCACCCTCAACTTGAATAACGTCGTCCTCTCCGGAAGTACGTCCGGTTCCGGCGCGGGCCTCTATAGCCAGTGCACCCTTAACATCACCAACTCCACTATCTCCGGCAACACCGGCAGCGGCATCACTCACGGGGCCGACGGAACGAACTATCGCACGGCCACAATCACCGGCAGCGCCGTCAGCGGACACACCGGTACCGGAGTCGATGTCAACGCCGGCACGTGCAACATCACGAACAGCACCCTCAGCGGTAACGGCACGGGAGGCGGCTTCACCGGCGGCATCGACTATGGCGGCGGTGCGACGGGCGGCACCCTGACCAACGTCACCATCGCCTCCAATCGCTATGGCTACATCGGACAGAACGACTTCATCGGCGATCCCATCGTCACCGTCCGCAACACCATCATCGCCAACAGCACGGTCCGAAACATCTTCAACAATCCCCTGGACGCCGACTTCGCCCGCCCGCCGACTTCCGGCGGCTTCAATCTCATCAGCGACACGTCGGGAACCACCTTCACCCAACCGACCGACAAGAACAACGTCAACCCTCTTCTCGGGCCGCTGATGGTCAACGCCCCCGGGACGACCGCGACGCATGCCCTGGGCGCGACCAGCCCCGCGTTGGAGTCGGCCAGCGCATCGTTTGCCCCCGCGACCGACCAGCGCGGCGTCGCCCGCCCGCAGGGCCCCGTCGACGACATGGGCGCCTACGAACTTGCCCCGCCCGACGACGATATGGACGGCATATCGCCGCCTGCGGACTGCAATGACAATGACCCGAATATCTACCCCGGCGCGACGGAAATTGTGGGCGACGGAATCGACCAGGACTGCAGCGGCGGCGACCGGTGCTACAACGACGGCGACGGCGACGGCTTCGGCACGACATCGACCGTCAATTCCGCCGACCTCGACTGCGCGGATGCCAGCGAGTCCTCCGTGAACACCGATTGCAACGATGCCGCCGCCGCGGTCTACCCCGGCGCAACGGAAGTCGTCGGCGACGGGATCGACCAGGATTGCAACGGCGCCGAACAGTGTTTCAACGACACCGACGGCGACGGATTTGGCACGACATCAACCGTCAATTCCGGCGACCTCGATTGCGCGGATGCCGACGAGTCCTCCGTGAACACCGATTGCAACGACGCAGACATTGCGATCCACCCCGGTGCAACGGAAATCATCGACGACGGGATCGACCAGGACTGCAGCGGCGGTGATCGGTGCTACCACGATGCCGACGGCGACGGCTTCGGCACGACCTCGACCGTCAATTCCGCCGATCTCGACTGCGCGGATGCCGGCGAGTCCTCCGTGGACACCGACTGCAACGATGCCGCCGCTTCGGTCTATCCCGGGGCCATGGAGATCGTCGGCAATGACGTCGACGATGATTGCTCCGGCGCCGAAATATGTTATGTGGACGGCGACGGCGACGGCTTCGGCACTCCGACGACGGCCGCCTCGGCGGACGATGATTGCGCGGATGTCGGTGAGTCCTCCACCAGCGACGATTGCAACGACGGCGACGACACGATTCACCCCGGCGCGACGGAGATTGTCGGCGACGGAATCGATCAGGACTGCAACGGCGTGGACACGCAGTCCTGCTTCATGGATGGGGACGGCGATACGTTCGGTTCGACAACGACCATCGTATCGGCGGATGGTGACTGCACCGACGCGGGCGAGTCGGACAATGATGACGATTGCAATGACGCCAACCCCAATATTTACCCCGGTGCGGCCGAAACCTGCAACGAGATCGACGACGATTGCGACACCCAGATCGATGACGGAGTGACGACGGCCTTTTATCCCGACATCGACGGGGACACCTTCGGCGATGCAGCCGCCTCGGCGGTGAACGCCTGCGCGGCCCCTGCCAACCATGTAGCGAACAACGCGGACTGCAACGACGCCGAGCCCACAATCCACCCCGGCGCTGTGGAGACAGTGGGTGACGGCGTCGACCAGGACTGCAGTGGCGGCGAGACGTGCTTTGGTGACAGCGATACGGACGGATTCGGTAGTGTGACGACCGTGGCCTCGGTAGACAACGATTGCACTGACACGGGCGAGTCGGCCAATGACGACGATTGCGACGATGGCGACGACACCATCCACCCCGGCGCGACGGAGATCGTCGGCGACGGGATCGATCAGGACTGCAACGGCTCCGATTCGATCTCGTGCTTCGTGGACGGCGACGGCGATACGTTTGGCTCGGCCGGGACGGTCGTGTCGGCGGACGACGATTGCCTGGATGCCGGCGAGTCGGCCAACGACGATGACTGCGACGACTCCGCGGCGAGCGTACATCCCGGCGCGGCGGAGATCGCCGGAGACGAGATTGACCAGGATTGCAGCGGCGGCGAAACATGTTTCAATGATGGGGACGATGATGGCTTCGGCGCGACCACGACGGTGAATTCCGGCGACCTCGACTGTACGGACGTCGGGGAGGCCTCTGTCAATACCGATTGCGACGATTCCAACCCGGCCATTCATCCCGGCGTCGCGGAAGTTTGTGACGGCCTGGACAACAACTGCGCCGGCGGCGCGGACGAAGGCTTCCCTGATCTCGATAACGACGACACGGCCGATTGCGTCGACGCCGATCGAGACGGCGACGGGACGCCCAACAGCTCCGACGGTTGCCCGGACGACCCTAACAAGACCGCTCCCGGCACGGCGGGCTGTGGCTCACCCGAGCCGCCGACGACCGATCAGGACGGCGTTAGTGAGGAGATGGAAAACGGCGCGCCCAACAACGGTGATGGGAACAACGACGGCGTGCCCGACAGTCAACAGGAAAATGTCACGTCCCTTCCCAATGCGGACGGCAATTACGTCACCATCGTCGCCCCCGCCGGGTCGCAATTGGCCTCCGTCTCCGCGGGGTCAAACCCCTCGCCCGACGACACCCCCGCCGGCGTCGAGTTCCCCGCCGGTTTCCTAAGCTATGTGATTAACGGATTCTCCGCCGGTGCCGCCGCGCAGGTGCAGGTCATCGTCGACCTCCCACCCGAGGCACAAATTAACACATACTGGAAGTTCGGCCCCGAGCCCGGTCAGCCCGCGCCTCACTGGTACGAGTTCCTCTTCGACGGCACCACCGGCGCGGAGATCAACGGCCATACGATCACCCTGCACTTCGTCGACGGTCAGCGCGGCGATGCTGATCTGACGGCCAATGGTTCAATCCAGGACCCTGGCGCTCCGGCCCTTGGCCCCGCCGGCGGAACGCAGCCCTCTGATCTCTGTTCCGTCCCTATTCTGTCGTTTTTCCTGTCGTCCCTCTGCGGCCTCGGCTGCCCGATGGCCATCCTCGGCGCCTTTTGCGGGTTGGTCGCCATGAGATACTTCCGCCGCCGATGA
- a CDS encoding tetratricopeptide repeat protein → MSETISQIPQEAERCKARGSRWAALLLVLAVAAAYANSFDGVMLLDDRYIEKTPALGEPGLWTEIRRSSRPLVDLSFAINKAIGGLEPFGYHVFNLLVHLAATLALFGVVRRSLVAPEVSGEGIPAEGGCERGFSHQQTAIAFAIAVLWAMHPLQTQSVTYISQRAESMMGLFYLLTLYGVARAAGGQAAHAWSIAAVVACAMGMLSKPVMVTAPVMAVLYDRAFWAESWRQVFRRRWRLHVGLAATWMVLVLTGVVRGLASTNGGEVGFGVATATPLQYLFTQFEVIRHYLRLAMWPSGLCLDHQWPVAQTFAEVAGASMFVMALVVLTVIACIRRPADGFVGVLFFGVLLPTSSFVPIKDVIFEHRMYLSLASVAAVAVLGGGWLVRRIVGDAARSRQIGAAIVIVVALALGVRTHLRNRDYASAGRMWAGIVARYPQSARALNNLGAAYLDDGKLEEAERHYRRAVAAAPTMYEARYNLGHVLMLLGRGDEAIEHLSIAATNAEVYPNAMLDLGTIFASKGRLDSAISCFHEAIRAQPENADAHFNMGLALKARGDLAAARREFEAVLRIRPGDEEARRQIANSE, encoded by the coding sequence GTGAGTGAGACGATTAGCCAAATCCCGCAAGAAGCCGAACGATGCAAGGCGCGCGGGTCGCGATGGGCGGCGTTGCTGCTTGTGCTGGCCGTGGCGGCGGCGTATGCAAACAGCTTCGACGGCGTCATGCTGCTGGACGATCGATATATCGAAAAGACGCCGGCGTTGGGGGAGCCGGGATTGTGGACGGAGATTCGGCGATCCTCGCGGCCGCTGGTTGATCTCTCGTTTGCGATCAATAAGGCCATCGGTGGGTTGGAGCCGTTTGGGTATCACGTATTCAATTTGCTCGTGCATTTGGCGGCGACGCTGGCGTTGTTTGGGGTCGTGCGGCGGAGTTTGGTCGCGCCGGAGGTTTCGGGCGAAGGGATTCCCGCGGAGGGTGGGTGCGAGAGAGGATTCTCGCACCAGCAAACAGCCATCGCGTTTGCGATCGCTGTACTGTGGGCGATGCATCCGCTACAAACTCAAAGCGTGACGTATATCAGCCAGCGGGCTGAATCGATGATGGGGCTTTTTTATTTGCTCACCCTGTATGGCGTTGCGCGAGCCGCGGGAGGACAGGCGGCGCACGCATGGTCGATCGCGGCGGTCGTGGCGTGCGCGATGGGAATGCTATCCAAGCCGGTCATGGTAACGGCACCGGTCATGGCGGTTCTCTACGACCGGGCATTTTGGGCGGAGTCGTGGAGACAGGTTTTTCGCCGGCGATGGCGGCTCCACGTGGGACTTGCGGCGACGTGGATGGTACTCGTCCTGACAGGAGTCGTGCGCGGTTTGGCGAGCACGAATGGTGGAGAGGTGGGGTTCGGCGTGGCGACGGCGACGCCGCTGCAGTACCTGTTCACGCAGTTCGAGGTGATCCGTCACTACCTGCGATTGGCGATGTGGCCCAGCGGGCTTTGTCTCGATCATCAGTGGCCGGTAGCGCAAACGTTCGCGGAAGTCGCCGGGGCGTCGATGTTTGTAATGGCGCTGGTGGTGTTGACCGTCATTGCCTGTATTCGGCGACCGGCGGATGGGTTCGTGGGGGTGCTTTTCTTCGGCGTGTTATTGCCGACGTCGAGTTTCGTGCCGATCAAGGATGTGATCTTCGAGCATCGGATGTACTTGTCGCTGGCCTCGGTGGCGGCCGTGGCGGTGCTGGGTGGCGGGTGGCTCGTGCGCAGGATAGTCGGCGATGCGGCGCGATCGCGGCAAATTGGTGCGGCGATCGTCATCGTGGTCGCGCTGGCGTTGGGTGTTCGGACGCACTTGCGCAACCGGGATTATGCGAGCGCTGGGCGAATGTGGGCGGGGATAGTGGCGCGTTATCCGCAATCGGCGCGAGCGCTCAATAATCTCGGCGCGGCCTATTTGGATGACGGGAAATTGGAAGAGGCGGAAAGGCATTATCGTCGGGCGGTGGCGGCGGCACCGACGATGTATGAGGCGCGATACAATTTGGGGCATGTGCTCATGCTGTTGGGGCGGGGCGATGAGGCGATCGAGCATTTGTCCATCGCGGCGACCAACGCGGAAGTGTATCCCAATGCAATGCTCGATCTGGGGACGATTTTCGCAAGCAAAGGCCGGCTGGATTCAGCAATATCGTGTTTCCACGAAGCAATCCGGGCGCAGCCGGAGAATGCAGATGCGCATTTCAACATGGGTCTGGCGCTGAAAGCGCGGGGAGATCTGGCGGCAGCGCGGCGCGAATTTGAGGCAGTGCTGCGGATACGGCCGGGGGATGAGGAGGCAAGAAGGCAAATAGCGAATTCAGAATAG
- the glmM gene encoding phosphoglucosamine mutase: MTLMMSVSGVRGIVGETMTPELAVQLGAAFGSHLGGGHVILGRDSRPSGELLESAIKSGLLAVGCSVTELGIVTTPGTALTVLERSARGGIIVTASHNPIRWNGIKFLTAEGFAPPPEIAEKIFERYRERRFDYVEVQDVGRCQRDLSTNDRHVARVVRNLDVAAIRRRQLNVVLDSVNGAGGASGKMLLERLGCKVIHVNGEPTGRFAHTPEPTAENLADLCDTVLRAGADIGFAQDPDADRLAIIDNKGRYIGEECTLALSAKYVFSKTPGPAAANLSTSRMIDDLAARAGDKCIVYRTSVGEANVARAVLENNCVIGGEGNGGVIDPRVVPVRDSLGAMGLVLSLLAEDWRPFNNIVDELPRYVMVKQKFDIDRPRMNEWLQRVRLSAEGGRINDADGLRIDWPEGWVHIRPSNTEPIARVIAEAADEATAQSLAQRITELK, from the coding sequence ATGACCCTTATGATGTCTGTCTCCGGCGTCCGCGGCATCGTCGGAGAGACGATGACCCCTGAACTGGCCGTCCAGCTCGGCGCCGCGTTCGGCTCGCACCTGGGCGGCGGTCACGTCATCCTCGGCCGCGATTCCCGGCCCAGCGGCGAGCTCCTCGAATCCGCGATCAAGAGCGGCCTTCTCGCCGTCGGCTGTAGCGTCACCGAACTCGGCATCGTCACCACCCCCGGCACCGCCCTGACCGTCCTGGAGCGGTCCGCCCGCGGCGGCATCATCGTCACCGCCAGCCACAACCCCATCCGCTGGAACGGCATCAAGTTCCTTACGGCCGAGGGCTTCGCGCCGCCGCCCGAAATTGCCGAGAAGATCTTCGAGCGCTACCGCGAGCGGCGATTTGACTACGTCGAGGTCCAGGACGTCGGTCGTTGCCAGCGCGATCTGTCCACCAACGATCGCCATGTCGCCCGCGTCGTGCGCAACCTCGACGTCGCCGCCATCCGTCGCCGGCAACTCAACGTCGTCCTCGACAGCGTCAACGGCGCCGGCGGCGCGTCCGGCAAGATGCTTCTCGAACGGCTCGGGTGCAAGGTGATCCACGTGAACGGCGAACCGACCGGCCGCTTCGCTCACACGCCCGAACCCACTGCCGAAAACCTCGCCGACCTTTGCGATACCGTTCTTCGCGCCGGCGCCGACATCGGCTTCGCCCAGGACCCCGACGCCGACCGCCTCGCCATCATCGACAACAAGGGCCGCTACATCGGCGAGGAATGCACGCTCGCCCTCTCCGCCAAATACGTTTTCAGCAAGACGCCCGGTCCCGCCGCCGCCAATCTTTCGACCTCGCGGATGATCGACGATCTCGCTGCCCGCGCCGGCGACAAATGTATCGTCTATCGCACCTCCGTTGGCGAGGCCAACGTCGCCCGCGCCGTCCTCGAAAATAATTGCGTCATCGGCGGCGAGGGCAATGGCGGCGTCATCGACCCTCGCGTCGTCCCCGTTCGCGACAGCCTCGGCGCCATGGGACTGGTCCTCAGCTTACTCGCTGAGGACTGGCGGCCGTTCAACAACATCGTCGACGAATTGCCCCGTTACGTGATGGTCAAGCAAAAGTTCGACATCGACCGCCCCCGGATGAACGAATGGCTGCAGCGCGTCCGACTCTCCGCCGAGGGCGGTCGCATCAACGACGCCGACGGTCTCCGCATCGACTGGCCCGAGGGCTGGGTCCATATCCGCCCTTCGAACACTGAACCCATCGCCCGCGTCATCGCCGAGGCCGCCGACGAAGCGACGGCCCAATCCCTCGCCCAACGAATCACAGAACTGAAGTAG